In Gadus morhua chromosome 5, gadMor3.0, whole genome shotgun sequence, the genomic stretch AGGctaactcactctctcactaacccacaggctcactctctcactcccagcgattgattgattgacggGAGTGTTTTGAGATTAAGAAATAAAACTCCACCAAAACGCTATTAGGTTATAATCTCCATAATCTCTTATTTAATGTAACACGTCTGATAACGGAAGCGTAATGGCCAGTGATGACGCATACTCTGTGCCGTTTCAGCTTTTTGTAATATGCTGTCATTTTGTACCGTTTTGAAACCGTGTTAATATTTGATGTTTTTTTACACCTTCGTTTTCATATATGAGTATACTTTCATGCCTCAGGCCTGGTTTATAGGTCTGTTCAGAATGGTTTCATGCATTGTTCTGTCTGAAGAATGAAATCTCTCACAAAAAAGCCGTTCcccatattatttatatttctcaGAGCAAGCTAGTTCAATATAAACCTGCATAAATCATATAGGTTCATATTGTAATATCCATACTAATGGCTTCGATTCACATCAATTTGACTAAAAGCTTGCACAGACCCATCCTCGCAACTGGAAGCCCTAGAGTTAGCGCTTCAATGTGCAGGATTTGGCTCGCacattttcttcctctctctcccctcggaTTTCTCATCTGCAATTGCTAATCTCAAGAGGCCATCgataacataaaataaatccAGGGGTCACAAAGTCTGAAGTAGTTGCTTGACATCCCCCTCTTTCCATTAGCAGGTCAGCGATGAGGTGCATCTTCCACATTTTAGTCAATAACTCCAGGGTCGTTAGTCACTGGAGGTCATTCATCATGACAGGCGAGAAGGGAGACGCTGGCTGAGAGCATGTCTTTTAAGGACATGGTGGAGTGGCCGCTGCAGCCCTGGACTAATTTGCCATGATGTTCTacaccacccccagcacccccagcaccaccacacatCTGTTGTCTGGTATGATCAGGGGAACTGGTTTTCATCCCTAATGGAAAAACATCCTGTTTATCTCAACAGAGAATCTCTGGGTAAAGAGGTCAGAATCGATGACCCCACACCAACGTCAGTACTGATGGTATGTTGGGCACTACGTGGTTGTTTTCTCAACTTATCTTAGGACTGAAACACTTTAAACAAGTAACGCTCTTCACCACTGCAGCATGCACCAAGCGAGCTTCATCTTCCTTCCATGAGAACGTTGGATCAAAATAGAACCAAGCGGTATTGTGTAAtgtgttcctctcctctcctttacacacgcacgcacactcatgcaaacacacacacacacacactcatgcaaacacacacaaacacacacacacacacacacacacacacacacacacacacacacacacacacacacacacacacacacacacacacacacacacacacacacacacacacacagtatcaacAGAGCCTGAAAATCGATTCACctccctcttacacacacacacgcacgcacgcacgcacacagaggcaGCACATTGTTCAAGTATGAACAAACAACCTGTGTTTTTAGGTCACACTTCCCATCCTTGATCATTCACCGCATGTGACTGCTTAGAGTGAACCCCCTTCCCCTTTATTAACCAGGGACATTCCCTTTGCTcttaatgacacacacacaaacacacacacacacgcacacatgaacacacgcacacacacacagattcgtTTTTTGATTAAATGCCAAACTTGACGGTTGCCCCTTAAAcagacttcttttttttcaagcaTTGATTTAACTTATCTTCAAATTCCCTCCAATCAATTATGGGCAGCAGACAGTGGAATTTGATGCCAGCAGTGGGACATAAACAGATAACCTTTAGCTGTGAATCCTACTGTTACTTTCAGAAACGGTAACACAACCTTTAAAAAAATGATGAAATATGGCTTCATTAATAGTTAGAAATGCATGAATCACATTTGTCACATGTTACTTTTTAATATACCCGTATTCTATAAGTCATGGAAAGAAATCACTTTATAATTGATGTTTATTTGTACCTTGGTTTATGGACATACCTATACTTGCGTACATACTGCTGAATTAATAGAAAGATTCTAATTACACTAAAATTTCATCCGCCCAAAAAAGGTGGGACACCTGCCTTTTGTACAATAACACAACACATTTCTATGGTCATATGCACATACCTGAGTGTTACTTAATTATGCAGGTTGTCCCGTGTCCCAATATTATTCATATCTTCCCATTAAATACAATTAAGCCTATTGAATATTGATTGAGACCATTCAATAAATGGGAACATTGATTAGCGTTGCAAAGATTGCAGTTAAAACAATCTTGAATCCTACATTCTACCGGACCAAAACGTGTCTAGCAGTAGTGTTGGTCATACAGTATAGACGGGCGATATAATCCAAAGCTGCAGTAGGTTGGTCACATGTTATAGATTTAAGGCATACTGGCCCAACGGAGAACGCAAGGTGATAGGAAGGGGAGTATGAACTATTATTCCTTTGAGAAAGTCCTGCTTCAAGTCTTATCCgtttggggctgggggggggggggggggggggggggttcacagaATAAAACGTCTGCAACTCTTGCATGAAGCCTGTGCAATTCAGCATTAATGGCGCTCAACAAAAAAGagtttgaaaaaataataaacaaaaacaaatgaaaaacacaaCCAGTGACCGACCTGCGGCATTGAGTCTGTGAAACACTTCTTGTTGGaccctttagtgtgtgtgtgtgtgtgtgtgtgtgtgtgtgtgtgtgtgtgtgtgtgtgtgtgtgtgtgtgtgtgtgtgttcgtttgtgtgtctgtctatgtgtgtgtgtgtgtgtgtgtgtgtgtgtgtgtgtggtgtgtgtgtgtgtgtgtgtgtgtgtggtgtgtgtgtgtgtgtgtgtgtgtgtgtgtgtgtgtgtgtgtgggtagccGTGGAGGCCTCATCACTCTCCTCCACGCAGGACAGGACGCTTGGTCGTGGAGGCGGCCTTGACCGGAGAAACGGTGCGAGCAGCTGCAGCATTCTCGGTCCCCTGCTCAGCATTACGTTTGCTATTCGCACCATCAACATCCCTCTCGTCCCCCTCGTCGAACATGGCGTCCGTCGGCGAGCTGTACAGAGGCTGTGATTTATGTCTTTCTCTGCCCAGAGACGAGTCTGATTTGtccgccgcagcagcagcagcagcagcagcagcagctcgggGGGTCGTGTAGAGACCGTCCACGTCCTGAGCCGAGTGCGGGCTTTCCGCTCGACCGGCGTCCGGTGAGCCACCCGTTGCGCCCTCCCCTCTGCTGTCCCACTGAAACGTGTGGCTCTGAGACAGCGACCGCTGCTGTGTGTCATTGAGATATAAAAGCTCTGTCTGTGTAGAGTTCACCTCTGTGACGTTTTTGCTCGTGGAGATATTAGAGGAGATGTTTgcgctggaggtggtggggaagGTGGTGGTGACCCCCGATATCCCAGGCTTACCCCCAGAGGAGGACGAGCTGGTGGGCTTCCATATCAAGCTGTAATAAATGGCTAGAATTATGGCTGCTAAGGACACAGAcaacacatatgcaaacacagtgGCTAGTCTCACCCATTTCTTATTGGTCTTAGCAGCCATCTTAGCCTTTTTGTCCCCCGTGTAAGTAGCGGGTTTGCCCCTCTCCATATTGGGCATGAAGTCCCGCTCTCTCATATTGCCCCTGTTTTTACCGCGATGTTCCACCACCCCGTCCGTCTTGAAGCCTTAATATGGATCCAAAATCCAAAGAGAATGAATGAcgcaaaaaagaaacaaacacctTCAGCGGCGAAATAACCGTTGCTTTTTTGGAGGGGTTAACTGGATTTGCTGTGAAAGTGTGCTGAGCCTAATCAACGGTGCCTGTGCAGCATTGCGAATCATCGTAGCCTTCATCAAGCATCCATTCGGGATGTCGCGCGTCCCACGGTCAAGGTAGTTGCATCCTCTCGCGACCGCATCCAGGGGTTggaaggagggaaaaaaaagaacaagctGTTTTTCGGCCCTCGGCAGATATCCCCAGTGTTAGGAATAGACAACATGTATCAAAAACGATGAAGTGAGATCATATACGACACACAACTGTCCGTCCTTCCAGCAAATGAAGTGGCTGGCTTATCTAAAAATacaggagaggggggcgggagctAGGCTcttaaagcagcagcagcagctgcctgcagcagcagcagcactgaacccccccacacacacacacgcacgcacgcacgcacgcacacacacacacacacacacacacacacacacacacacacacacacacacacacatacacacacacacacacacacacacacacacacacacacacacacacacacacacacacacacttacacacgcatgcatacacacatgcacacacttgcatacacatgcataaacacatggatacacacgcacatacacacatgcacacattcgctcgcacacacacacacacacacacacacacatacacacacacacacacacaatcacacaaacgcaTCTCAATGTGTTATTGACGCTGCAAACGGTATAAACGTGGATTGTTTAACAGATGACACTGCCTCCTCGTATGTTTTCTCGTTTTCTTTCAACCAGCCATAAGACATGCATGCAGAATTCTTGGATGTGATTTTAGTGGATGGTTGGTCCAGTGGTTTTCAGGACAAGCCAGCTGCCTCCAACCGGATTCATTTTCAATGTTTAGTCCCCGTTCTAGCACCAAGGACAGCGGTAAGTGTCTGGGCCCCTAGGGCGGTGTGAGGGCGCAGGTGTAGGGCCCGGGGGATGGGTCTACTTTAAATGGGCTACGCCAAAGCAATCACATGGTCAATGTAGCAGAGCTCATGGCCAATGTGCGGAACTGAGCTCATTCTGTATTGGTGCAGGAGCAGTTTGGCTTAAATAAATGGACCATGAACTATACCATTGTGGACCTTTGACCCTTCAAAGGGTTCATTGCTCTTCTGGGCAGATACTGGAAGGGAAAAACTACAACTGACAATAAAGATGACCAATAATGCATCTTAAATCAAATTGTCTGACAATGATTATCCCTCTGAAGGCAGCCATCACAGTATTGTGTTTTCATTGCATATTGTGgcaataataaatatgtgtgATAATCTATATATCTTAAGTAGGTTTATGTAATAGCAGCAAATTAGACTGAATAATGATTGAATCTGAGAAACAGCCTTCAGTGGTTTGGTAATATTGTCTATAGCAATTATATTGATAAGGTTGCTTACACTCAGCCATAACCCtactcaaccctaaccctaaccctataactACATAAGTCAATATAAGTCATCTATCCATCCAGCTAGCCATCCAGTCAACCGACTCCTCCAGCCTGAGGGTCCACCGTGATTTCTCGGCAGCACATGCACCCATCCTTGTCTTCCACCAGTAGGCTTCCTGGTATGTTGTTATTGACCCTCAACTTCATTTGCAATGCATATGTGTTTGGGTGCGTCTCGCCACCGCTGCCGTCTGTCCTACTCCAGTTCCCCGTGTGCGCTTTGACATCGCAGGatagagactcagagagagagcgtgaaagAGAGCGTAGATCACTGCAAAGCACCATGGTGCTATCAGAACTAGGAAGCATATAGTGTATGTTTAAGCCTTTTTCTGAGGGGGTTAAAGAGGAGAGCAGGCCAGGATGCTAACCAAGAAGAGGTATGTTCTGGAGCCTCCCCAGGTGAAGGGATACCTGGTTAAGGGAGAAAGGTTCGTCAAATGGTCGGAGGTAAGTCAGATTTCACCACGCTATAACAGAGAAAACACCAGTCCTTCACAGACAGACCTGCTAAACCCTTGAGTCACAATGAATCTAGGGAAACCATGTATACAAAATGCTTTAGACCTCATTGGCTTATGTACAAAATGCGGTTACTTCCACAACTATAAGTAGGTTATATATATCATCTAACATTTTGAATAACTTTGTTTTCTTAATTATCTGAACAAAGCGTTACATGTATGTAACATGCAATAGGCATCACCATTACGCAGTTTTACCACAACGTTTCATACTGTACCTctagaaatgtgtgtttcctcCTGTAAACTATAGGACTCCACCAAGACGGGTCCTGTCACTATGAAGATGGACCCAAAGGGATATTACCTGTACTGGACCAACCAAAGCAAGGTGACCAACTGCATCCACCTTCATTCAACGTTGATTCAGTTATGTTCCTtttaaattattaattaaagTTATAGTTAAACTCTATAGTTTAATATAGTTGAGTATAACTAAAGTTATTAGTGATTttgcttcaaaacaaaacttttttttttaaatttgataataataagaagaatgaTCCTAAATACCTGATATCAACCGAAATGCTTATCTAAGCCACACATCACTGACACTATTTTACTGATAACCAGCGGTGTCAGCGGTGCCCTGTTTTTTAAGGCTGTATTCTAATCATTGTGTTTCTTGCACCTAGGAAACAACATTCCTTGATGTGGCCCACATCAGAGACACCAGGATAGGGAAATATGCCAAACTCCCTAAAGtgagtattattattattgttgtatgGAGAATTATAATTATGAATGAGCCATTCATTTTGGGTTGAATAGTCAAAGCATCAAACGTGTTATTCCTACCTTGGTTAGGTAAGCTTTAAGCGCTTATAAAGTGACCGACAGGTAATGGTACATCCGCCTCTCAATTTACACAATGCAACGTGCATTTGCCATGCAAAAAAGGGACAATAGACAAGTATCaagatacacacaaaacacacacacacacacacacacacaaacacacacacacacacacacacacacacacacacacacacacacacacacacacacacacacacacacacacacacacacacacacacacacacgcacacacacacacacacacacacacacaaacgcacacacacacacacacacacacacacacacacgcacacacgcacacacgcacacacacacacacacacacacacacacacacacacacacacacacacacacacacacacacacacacacaaacacaaatcgcgTTATACAAATCACAGCCTCATTTGATTTGTCAATAAGAACACACATTTCCCTCGGAATACACCAGGAGCAGGCCATTTTAGAGAGTTAGGATACACAAGTCAAAGAGTTTAAACGTTTACACACACTTTTTACAGTTTATTAGtgctggccgagtttgtgttcAACTTGACCTGTCGGCCATCAGACTTTTTATATTCATCTTTCGATATTCATCGCAAGTCTGACTTAAACCTCCTATTTAATCtacagaggtcaggggtcaaataCATTCACCAGGAAGTACAGAACAGACTAACCCTGGAAATGGGATGCTATTTGTAATGTGTTCgtttaatgtgtatgtgtatattttgtgtgcatgtgtacgtaagtgtgggtgcatgtgtgtgtgtgcatgtttgtgtgtgtgtgtttgcgtctgtatgtttgtatgtttgtgtttgtgtctgtgtgtgtgcgtgtgtctttctgtctgtctgtctgtctgtctagtaTGTGTGTCAGTCAGCAAGTGCTTGCAAATGTTTGCATGGTCTGGTCCTCAGATTTGCCTGTCTTAGGTGTCCTAATGGCTCCCAGGTGTATGATCTGCATACGCTCCTTTCATGAGCAATGGCATTATTTGTGTCAACACTTTTTACAATGCACGCTACAGTAATACTTTACAGTAGATTTCTGTTTTGTTTACCATTCACAGCACCCCAAGGTCCGTAACGTGTTCAACCTGGATTTCCCAGACAGCAACCACCTTTCTAAATCAATTACCATTGTCACGGGCATGGACATGGTGAACCTGACTTACTACAACTTCTTTGCCAGCAAGGAAAAAATCACACCGGTAGGAGACCACTCCCTTCCTTCCCAATAGTGCTCTCTTCAAAGTAAACAAGCGTT encodes the following:
- the LOC115544367 gene encoding uncharacterized protein LOC115544367 — protein: MRERDFMPNMERGKPATYTGDKKAKMAAKTNKKWVRLATVFAYVLSVSLAAIILAIYYSLIWKPTSSSSSGGKPGISGVTTTFPTTSSANISSNISTSKNVTEVNSTQTELLYLNDTQQRSLSQSHTFQWDSRGEGATGGSPDAGRAESPHSAQDVDGLYTTPRAAAAAAAAAAADKSDSSLGRERHKSQPLYSSPTDAMFDEGDERDVDGANSKRNAEQGTENAAAARTVSPVKAASTTKRPVLRGGE